A window of the Brassica napus cultivar Da-Ae chromosome A2, Da-Ae, whole genome shotgun sequence genome harbors these coding sequences:
- the LOC106408431 gene encoding disease resistance protein RML1B-like, with protein MYKLSELSISGRAFEGMRNLKYLRFNEANVSLLDDMEYLPRLRLLDWDSYPGRRLPPRFRPEYLIELRMQNSELEELWEGIQHLPNLKNIDLSDSYKLKEIPNLSKATGLETLRLTCCESLVEIPSSISNLHKLKSLEALGCINLQVVPTDMDLASLENVDMSGCSRLRTLPNISKNVKTLQVLCSKIVDFPASVTGYWSTLECLDIGSSSLKRLTHVPLGLTSLNLSTSDIKTIPDCVRALPHLDFLIVANCSKLVSISGLSPSLRYLVADDCVSLTRVCLSIKGLTLYNCFNLDGETRKGVIQHDVDWYACLPGKEVPEVFTHKATGNTVTIPLTAPGGVQRAYSASSRFKACLVLSPIMYFSKLYITCRLRSKGDTEIDSIRRWQWRPNWPPQNLSEHLFILCDDLLDEQDGCLGEMDVTMEEMMFEFSCCDDLFDEHDGCLGEVDVTMEEMLFEFSCRGNGDKILGCGVQILGEERERSSECNIRDGGGDNEQGALEVSQVENIKNTKRVGHLMGSSKKRLLLRRPKLSKKKPKQRSL; from the exons ATGTACAAGCTGAGCGAGTTATCTATAAGTGGGAGAGCTTTTGAAGGAATGCGCAATCTCAAATACTTAAGATTTAACGAAGCAAATGTTAGCTTGTTAGATGACATGGAGTATTTACCCCGCTTAAGGCTATTAGATTGGGATTCATACCCGGGAAGACGTCTTCCTCCAAGATTTCGACCAGAATATCTCATTGAACTCAGAATGCAAAACAGCGAGCTCGAAGAGCTGTGGGAAGGAATCCAG CACCTTCCGAATCTCAAGAACATAGATCTTAGCGATTCCTATAAGTTGAAAGAAATCCCAAATCTCTCGAAAGCCACTGGCCTGGAGACATTGAGACTTACATGTTGTGAGAGCTTGGTGGAGATTCCATCTTCTATTTCGAATCTACACAAGCTGAAGAGTTTGGAGGCTTTAGGGTGTATTAACCTACAAGTTGTTCCTACGGACATGGACTTAGCATCTCTCGAGAACGTAGACATGAGTGGGTGCTCACGGTTGAGGACCTTGCCAAACATTTCCAAGAACGTCAAGACTCTTCAAGTACTATGCTCGAAGATTGTCGATTTTCCTGCATCCGTTACTGGATACTGGTCTACTCTCGAGTGTCTTGACATAGGCAGCAGCAGCCTCAAGAGACTAACGCACGTGCCGCTAGGCCTTACTTCGCTAAACCTAAGCACCAGTGATATAAAGACGATTCCAGATTGCGTCAGAGCTCTCCCTCATCTAGATTTTCTCATTGTGGCGAACTGCTCAAAACTCGTGTCGATTTCTGGCCTTTCCCCTTCGCTTAGGTACCTAGTTGCAGACGACTGTGTATCACTCACGAGAGTATGCTTGTCGATCAAGGGACTCACGCTTTACAACTGTTTCAATCTGGATGGAGAAACAAGAAAAGGAGTCATACAACATGACGTTGATTGGTACGCATGCTTACCAGGCAAAGAAGTCCCTGAGGTATTCACTCACAAGGCTACGGGGAACACCGTGACTATCCCTCTGACGGCTCCTGGTGGCGTGCAGCGGGCGTACTCTGCTTCTTCGAGATTCAAGGCTTGCCTTGTGCTTTCGCCAATTATGTACTTCTCCAAACTCTATATAACCTGTCGTCTAAGAAGCAAAGGAGACACCGAAATCGACAGCATTCGCCGGTGGCAATGGCGTCCAAATTGGCCTCCTCAAAATCTGTCGGAACATCTGTTTATACTTTGCGATGACTTGTTGGATGAACAAGACGGATGTCTTGGAGAAATGGATGTGACTATGGAGGAAATGATGTTTGAATTCAGCTGCTGTGACGACTTGTTTGATGAACATGACGGATGTCTTGGAGAAGTGGATGTGACTATGGAGGAAATGCTGTTTGAATTCAGCTGCAGGGGTAACGGTGACAAGATTCTAGGATGTGGTGTACAGATTTTGGGAGAAGAAAGAGAGCGTAGTAGTGAATGCAACATAAGAGATGGAGGTGGAGACAATGAACAAGGAGCTCTTGAGGTATCACAAgttgaaaacatcaaaaacactaaacgtGTAGGTCACTTGATGGGGTCATCGAAGAAGAGATTGCTACTTCGCCGTCCAAAACTATcgaagaagaaaccaaagcaACGATCCTTATAA